The following proteins come from a genomic window of Miscanthus floridulus cultivar M001 chromosome 2, ASM1932011v1, whole genome shotgun sequence:
- the LOC136538354 gene encoding uncharacterized protein isoform X1, translating to MAISGFTDGNTMVAGIVCDWFRRIYRHPVLDMYPLLRHHRCRCPLPARTAPQELPGLATGQEQGSRDGRGDGQQEYKTPELKDRMRYPRGQNDLYDVMPVRSSFRQRRQVKNLGQKQSTELAQFYLQLKKRLPSSSQPETHADSGSKRGGGEILISLLDKALQAGRQMVSKEVFPPGAALTVKAKPDPFSK from the exons ATGGCCATCAGTGGCTTCACGGACGGCAACACCATGGTGGCAGGCATCGTCTGCGACTGGTTCAGAAGGATCTACAGGCATCCTGTGCTCGACATGTACCCCCTTCTTCGCCACCATCGTTGCCGATGTCCTCTTCCTGCGCGCACAGCACCTCAG GAACTCCCTGGATTGGCAACTGGTCAGGAACAAGGCAGCAGAGATGGTCGAGGAGATGGCCAACAAGAGTACAAGACACCCGAGCTCAAGGACAGGATGCGTTACCCGCGTGGCCAGAATGACCTGTACGACGTAATGCCCGTTAGGTCCAG CTTTCGTCAAAGGCGTCAAGTGAAGAACTTAGGTCAGAAACAATCAACAGAACTTGCCCAGTTCTATCTTCAGCTGAAGAAGAG GCTGCCTTCTTCAAGTCAGCCAGAAACTCATGCTGATTCAG GATCAAAAAGGGGTGGTGGGGAGATTCTGATTTCACTACTTG ATAAAGCTTTGCAAGCTGGTAGGCAAATGGTGTCCAAAGAAG TTTTTCCACCAGGGGCTGCACTGACTGTTAAAGCCAAACCAGACCCCTTCAGCAAATAA
- the LOC136538354 gene encoding uncharacterized protein isoform X2, which yields MAISGFTDGNTMVAGIVCDWFRRIYRHPVLDMYPLLRHHRCRCPLPARTAPQELPGLATGQEQGSRDGRGDGQQEYKTPELKDRMRYPRGQNDLYDVMPVRSSFRQRRQVKNLGQKQSTELAQFYLQLKKRLPSSSQPETHADSAGSKRGGGEILISLLGM from the exons ATGGCCATCAGTGGCTTCACGGACGGCAACACCATGGTGGCAGGCATCGTCTGCGACTGGTTCAGAAGGATCTACAGGCATCCTGTGCTCGACATGTACCCCCTTCTTCGCCACCATCGTTGCCGATGTCCTCTTCCTGCGCGCACAGCACCTCAG GAACTCCCTGGATTGGCAACTGGTCAGGAACAAGGCAGCAGAGATGGTCGAGGAGATGGCCAACAAGAGTACAAGACACCCGAGCTCAAGGACAGGATGCGTTACCCGCGTGGCCAGAATGACCTGTACGACGTAATGCCCGTTAGGTCCAG CTTTCGTCAAAGGCGTCAAGTGAAGAACTTAGGTCAGAAACAATCAACAGAACTTGCCCAGTTCTATCTTCAGCTGAAGAAGAG GCTGCCTTCTTCAAGTCAGCCAGAAACTCATGCTGATTCAG CAGGATCAAAAAGGGGTGGTGGGGAGATTCTGATTTCACTACTTGGTATGTGA